The DNA window TGGGGTGTTGatgtgtatgtgtgttttaaattcgatttatttcacataaaatgtaatgcatGTTAATGTGATACcattataatttaacaaaaaaatgcattttgaaaattttttaccTAAATCTACAAATACTTAATAATCTATAATGAGTTGAAATGCACACGACTACCTCTAACACTGCAAGCTATCGATAGTTAACAGTGGCCTATCGATGACTGTCAGTGAAATGCATTGAGGAAGCGAAAGGCAAATATTCCGTTTTTAAGACAAAAAGCTGGAATTTGTTGATGTGCAACTGAGGAAGTTCAAAGCTGATGTTTAATGTGAAGTTAAGCAAAGGATTCACTGGAAATAGCAAATTTCATTAAAGGTATGCAGTGAAATGTTTTGTAAAGAATGTGAATAACAGCCGAaagcacacaaacacactgGCACTTAATctgtgaaaaataattaaataagtatTCGCGACCAGTGGCTTTcttttattgcattttccaCAATTGCCACGCGACATACCCAGTCGACAATGGCTCTTTGATGATTCATTTCGAACACAAAACGCAAAAAGGCCAAACGGGAGGTGGACCAACATGACGTAGTGCTTCTTCCTCCCACGAACAACCACCCCCTTTCGGTTGCCTCATACCcacaaaaacatgttttacTCGCCTATTATCTCATTCCTAAAACTGACTTCTTTGTTGGTGTTTCTTCTGTTTCGCCCATAAAGATACCGTATCTGTTGTACGCGAAGTGGTTACTTTTAAATGGGCTAATCTGTGGCCTTAGGGCTCTGCCGACCAGCATCTGCGGTCTGTGGACTTTGTTTAGTTTGACCGAGTGACCCAAAAAGATCGATCTACCCCGCGGGCACGGGAAGAATTCCATCAAACGGGGCTGGGTTCTGACTGGATCCCAAAGGACGGGGTTTTCCCACGGCCCtatcgaattaattttacaaacttatCGTTTCTTTGGATATAAGCCAAATCAGCTGTGTTGCTATCAAGTCCTTATCGGTAGCTTCCAAAACAATCACTAATGGCTTCTGATTTCTTTGTTTACAGTGATTCACCCTCTGGCCATGTCGGAAAACGGCAATATGTCCTACTGCATAGCAGTAGGCAATCGCACATCGTTCTTCACCACCTCCTACAATGGCATTCCGGAAACCCTGATTCTGAACACGATCTTCTGGGTACTGCTGATTCTTTTGTTTACGACTCTGCGACACCAGGCGGGTGACTTCGGTCGCCTGGCGCTGGTCAACAGCAATGGCAGCAAAAAGCGCTGGACGGAGATCTTCTATTCTCGGGCCGCCAGTGTGGTCGATCCCCAGCCGAGTACCTCAACGCAGGTTTCACCGAGGCCCAGCGCCACCTCCCAGGTGATCGCCGACTCCACGCCTTTGTCGCCCATTCAGCCCGAGGAGGGTCTTTTCGGCTGGATCAAAGTCACTCTAATGCTGCGCAAGGAGACCATCCTACTGCACACTGGACCCGATGCCGTGCATTACCTGTCCTTCCAGCTGCACCTGATGGCGGTCATGGCTCTCGTGACCATCGTCTCACTGGTCATCATTCTGCCAGTCAACTTCTTGAACGGTCCCAAGGAAACCCCGTACGACGTGAATGCCTTTGGTCGCACTACAATGGCGAATCTCTCGCCAAACTCGCCTTGGCTGTGGGTGCACACGATCATTACTATTCTTTATATTCCGCTTGTGGTACTTATTATGCGGAGAGCTTCGGGAAGGAATGCCTTTAAGAAGGCCGCAACCCGCACCATTATGATATCCAACATCTCGTCCAGCGATCGTAACAAGACTGTGGTGCGAAACTACATGCAGGAGCTCTTTCCGGACGTCACCATCGAGAACGTGTCGATAGCGTACAACATTTCACGACTCTATGTAAGAAACGCAGAGTATGAGCGAGTTCACGATGCTAGGTTGTACTGCGAACATCATCGAAATAGAGATACACTGATGGTAAGTTTGTTTACTCCAATTTTATAGGCAATCAGCATCATATAAAGTTATTTAACGTAGGCGAAACCGGACATGTGTTCCtgcaaaaaggaaaatgctTACGAGTACTATCAACGAGAGGAGCGAAAGTTGTCTGGCGATGTGGCCCGTCTGCGCGCTTCCACGATGAACGAGCCCCTGGACATTGCGTTTATCACAGTGTCGACCGTGCAGGAGGCACAGAATATTGTCACCCACTTCACACCGGGCACCTACCGTCAATGGCACCTGGTGTTCGCTCCGTCACCGGACGATCTCTTCTGGGAGAACTTGAATGTGAACAAGAGCCACTGGTACTTGAAGTTCTTTTGCGTGAACGCCGTGCTCTTCCTTGTTCTATTCTTTCTGTCCACGCCAGCCATGGTAGTAAGCCTTCTCAACAGCCGGCCATGGATAAAGGAAACAGAAAGCAAGATATCGCCGCTCGTATCAGATTTTTTGCCCACATTGATGCTCTGGACCCTTTCCGCACTGATGCCCGTGATTGTGGCCATTTCGGACAAGTGGATGCGGCACTACACACGCTCCAAACAGAACTATTCAATCATGACGAAGTGCTTTGGCTATCTGCTTATGATGATCATGATTCTGCCTTCCCTTGGACTGACATCCGCTCAGGCGCTGCTGGAATGGGGATTCACAAACCAGACTGAGCGCTGGCAA is part of the Drosophila biarmipes strain raj3 chromosome 2R, RU_DBia_V1.1, whole genome shotgun sequence genome and encodes:
- the LOC108029504 gene encoding calcium permeable stress-gated cation channel 1 isoform X2, giving the protein MSENGNMSYCIAVGNRTSFFTTSYNGIPETLILNTIFWVLLILLFTTLRHQAGDFGRLALVNSNGSKKRWTEIFYSRAASVVDPQPSTSTQVSPRPSATSQVIADSTPLSPIQPEEGLFGWIKVTLMLRKETILLHTGPDAVHYLSFQLHLMAVMALVTIVSLVIILPVNFLNGPKETPYDVNAFGRTTMANLSPNSPWLWVHTIITILYIPLVVLIMRRASGRNAFKKAATRTIMISNISSSDRNKTVVRNYMQELFPDVTIENVSIAYNISRLYVRNAEYERVHDARLYCEHHRNRDTLMAKPDMCSCKKENAYEYYQREERKLSGDVARLRASTMNEPLDIAFITVSTVQEAQNIVTHFTPGTYRQWHLVFAPSPDDLFWENLNVNKSHWYLKFFCVNAVLFLVLFFLSTPAMVVSLLNSRPWIKETESKISPLVSDFLPTLMLWTLSALMPVIVAISDKWMRHYTRSKQNYSIMTKCFGYLLMMIMILPSLGLTSAQALLEWGFTNQTERWQCIFLPERGSFYVNYIITAAFIGTALELLRFPELIVYIWSLLKAKSKAETPYIRKAILIEFPFGTHYAWTTLVFTIAIVYSVACPLIMPFAMIYICLKHFVDRHNLYFAYGPSNMISRKGGKIHSTAVTMTKFSVVILVLVMAMICYFRGDEGMARFLLLIISLAITLTLFTFMSPIKRCAATRRPSIVEIAGPAPIYVPDVLKDNGVRTSSVRPSVAGFGGYGSDSVSEYDSSQYSVNSVEA
- the LOC108029504 gene encoding calcium permeable stress-gated cation channel 1 isoform X1, producing MIHFEHKTQKGQTGVIHPLAMSENGNMSYCIAVGNRTSFFTTSYNGIPETLILNTIFWVLLILLFTTLRHQAGDFGRLALVNSNGSKKRWTEIFYSRAASVVDPQPSTSTQVSPRPSATSQVIADSTPLSPIQPEEGLFGWIKVTLMLRKETILLHTGPDAVHYLSFQLHLMAVMALVTIVSLVIILPVNFLNGPKETPYDVNAFGRTTMANLSPNSPWLWVHTIITILYIPLVVLIMRRASGRNAFKKAATRTIMISNISSSDRNKTVVRNYMQELFPDVTIENVSIAYNISRLYVRNAEYERVHDARLYCEHHRNRDTLMAKPDMCSCKKENAYEYYQREERKLSGDVARLRASTMNEPLDIAFITVSTVQEAQNIVTHFTPGTYRQWHLVFAPSPDDLFWENLNVNKSHWYLKFFCVNAVLFLVLFFLSTPAMVVSLLNSRPWIKETESKISPLVSDFLPTLMLWTLSALMPVIVAISDKWMRHYTRSKQNYSIMTKCFGYLLMMIMILPSLGLTSAQALLEWGFTNQTERWQCIFLPERGSFYVNYIITAAFIGTALELLRFPELIVYIWSLLKAKSKAETPYIRKAILIEFPFGTHYAWTTLVFTIAIVYSVACPLIMPFAMIYICLKHFVDRHNLYFAYGPSNMISRKGGKIHSTAVTMTKFSVVILVLVMAMICYFRGDEGMARFLLLIISLAITLTLFTFMSPIKRCAATRRPSIVEIAGPAPIYVPDVLKDNGVRTSSVRPSVAGFGGYGSDSVSEYDSSQYSVNSVEA